The Cucumis melo cultivar AY chromosome 5, USDA_Cmelo_AY_1.0, whole genome shotgun sequence genome has a segment encoding these proteins:
- the LOC103499492 gene encoding AT-hook motif nuclear-localized protein 20-like gives SEKLILHLFLQLAPFSFSFSIFANLANSNPWWVSPVGFPTTTPISTTVDGSGRDKDDEEDEPKGGGVEVGSRRSRGRPPGSKNKPKSPIIVTRDSPHALSTHLIEIVGGADVAESINQFCCRRQRGVCVLSGSGTVVDVTLRQSAASAAVIQLRGRFEILSVSGSFLPGRAPPGSTGLTVYLAGGQGQVIGGTVVGPLLAGGPVMLVAATFANATYERLPLQDHHNCEEREASPAATSAGEVEEPPPPPPYPRMETSIYDLIAPNNSHGLDGYAWAHERPSLLYFHLLLLLHIMFEISLHESSWSFFLFLFLFFFFKFYKM, from the coding sequence TCTGAAAAATTAATCCTCCATTTATTTCTACAATTGgctcccttttctttttctttctcaattttcGCTAATCTGGCTAATTCCAATCCGTGGTGGGTCAGTCCGGTGGGGTTTCCGACCACCACCCCGATATCAACCACCGTCGACGGCAGTGGAAGAGATAAAGATGACGAAGAAGATGAGCCAAAGGGTGGCGGTGTGGAGGTCGGAAGCCGCCGATCGAGAGGGCGGCCACCGGGATCAAAAAACAAACCAAAATCTCCAATCATCGTGACGCGCGACAGCCCTCACGCGCTTAGCACGCACTTGATAGAAATCGTCGGAGGAGCCGACGTCGCGGAAAGTATAAACCAATTCTGCTGCCGCCGGCAACGTGGAGTTTGTGTTCTCAGTGGCAGCGGTACGGTCGTGGACGTAACTCTCCGGCAATCCGCGGCTTCCGCCGCAGTGATCCAGCTTCGTGGCCGGTTCGAGATTCTGTCTGTGAGTGGGTCTTTTCTTCCCGGTCGAGCACCACCCGGTTCAACCGGGCTGACCGTATACTTGGCTGGCGGTCAGGGGCAGGTGATTGGAGGGACGGTCGTGGGTCCACTATTGGCGGGTGGGCCTGTCATGTTGGTAGCTGCTACTTTTGCTAATGCAACTTATGAGAGACTTCCTTTACAAGACCATCATAATTGTGAAGAAAGAGAGGCTTCTCCGGCCGCCACGAGTGCCGGAGAAGTGGAGGAGCCGCCCCCTCCACCGCCGTATCCTCGCATGGAAACTTCAATTTACGACTTGATTGCACCAAATAATAGTCATGGACTTGATGGCTATGCTTGGGCTCATGAGAGACCATCTCTTCTTTACTTTCACTTACTACTCCTACTACACATTATgtttgaaatttctcttcatgAATCTTCATggtcttttttccttttccttttccttttttttttttttaaattttacaaaatgTAG